One genomic window of Nitrosomonas sp. Is35 includes the following:
- a CDS encoding response regulator — translation MVIDDSNTIRKSAEIFLRPFGCEVILAEDGFDAMSKIVENQPDIIFVDITMPRLDGYQACKLIKNNPIYQSTPVIMLSSKDGLFDKARGRMAGSNDYLTKPFTAEGLLSIIRNYTLQQN, via the coding sequence ATGGTGATCGATGACAGTAACACGATTCGGAAAAGTGCCGAAATTTTTCTAAGACCATTTGGTTGTGAAGTCATATTGGCAGAAGATGGTTTCGATGCGATGTCTAAGATTGTTGAGAATCAGCCTGATATTATTTTTGTGGATATCACAATGCCGCGCCTGGATGGTTATCAAGCGTGTAAGTTAATAAAAAATAATCCAATTTATCAGTCTACGCCAGTGATTATGTTATCCAGCAAGGATGGATTATTTGATAAAGCGCGGGGCAGAATGGCAGGATCGAACGATTATCTGACTAAACCATTTACCGCAGAGGGTTTATTGAGCATAATACGCAACTATACTTTGCAGCAAAATTAA
- a CDS encoding methane monooxygenase/ammonia monooxygenase subunit A produces the protein MSRTDEILAAAKMVPEAVKMSRYIDAVYFPILCILLVGTYHMHFMLLAGDWDFWLDWKDRQWWPVVTPIVGIMYCAALMYYLWVNYRLPFGATLCIVCLLVGEWLTRYWGFYWWSHYPINFVLPSTMIPGALMMDTIMLLTGNWLITALLGGGFFGLFFYPGNWPIFGPTHLPVVVEGVLLSVADYTGFLYVRTGTPEYVRLIEQGSLRTFGGHTTVIAAFFAAFVSMLMFCVWWYFGKLYCTAFYYVKGERGRISMKNDVTAFGEKGFAQGIR, from the coding sequence GTGAGTAGAACAGACGAAATTTTAGCAGCGGCCAAGATGGTGCCGGAAGCGGTCAAGATGTCCAGATACATAGATGCGGTATATTTTCCGATTCTGTGTATATTGCTGGTAGGAACCTATCACATGCACTTCATGCTGTTAGCAGGAGACTGGGATTTCTGGTTGGATTGGAAAGACCGTCAATGGTGGCCTGTAGTAACACCGATTGTAGGTATCATGTACTGTGCAGCACTGATGTATTACCTGTGGGTAAACTATCGCCTGCCATTTGGCGCGACACTCTGTATCGTATGCCTGTTAGTAGGTGAATGGCTGACCCGTTACTGGGGCTTCTACTGGTGGTCACACTATCCGATCAACTTTGTACTGCCATCGACCATGATTCCAGGTGCATTGATGATGGATACAATCATGTTGCTGACCGGTAACTGGCTGATCACAGCACTGTTAGGCGGCGGCTTCTTTGGATTATTCTTCTACCCAGGCAACTGGCCGATATTTGGCCCAACCCACTTACCAGTGGTTGTAGAAGGCGTACTGTTATCAGTAGCTGACTACACAGGTTTCCTGTACGTACGTACCGGTACACCTGAATATGTTCGCCTGATTGAGCAAGGCTCACTGCGCACCTTTGGTGGACACACCACAGTGATTGCAGCGTTCTTCGCAGCGTTCGTATCTATGCTGATGTTCTGCGTATGGTGGTACTTTGGCAAACTGTACTGCACCGCTTTCTACTATGTTAAAGGAGAAAGAGGACGCATCTCAATGAAGAACGACGTAACCGCGTTTGGTGAAAAAGGCTTTGCACAGGGGATTAGATAA
- the trkA gene encoding Trk system potassium transporter TrkA, with amino-acid sequence MKIIILGAGQVGSSVAESLVSEANDITMVDIDSKRLALLQDRLDLRTVVGNASHPSVLVNAGAHDADMVLAVTEHDETNLVACKLAATLFNTPTKIARIRSTEYLTHPEIFSTENFCVDFAISPEQILTEYIEKLVEFPEALQVLDFASGKVSLVAVRALKGGSLVGQELQQLRKHVPNVDTRVAAIFRQDRPIIPEGDTIIEAEDEVFFIAATEDIRTVMRELRKMDRPVKHVMIAGGGKIGRRLAMTLEKDYQVRIIERNYQACERLAGELSNALVLHGDATDETLLESESIAEMDLFCALTNDEENNIMAALLAKRMGAHKVIALINRRAYVDLVQGSRIDIAISPAQVTIGSLLAYVRHGDVAAVHSLRRGAAEALELVAHGDARSSKVVGRKIDEIKLPKGATIGAIVRGLPRTEGLFGESLSSAELEKNLAESSHSIRVIIAHHDTVIESEDHVILFVVNRKMIREVEKLFQVNVGFL; translated from the coding sequence GTGAAAATTATCATTCTGGGCGCGGGTCAAGTCGGTTCGTCGGTCGCTGAGAGCTTGGTCAGTGAAGCCAACGACATTACCATGGTCGATATCGATTCCAAGCGTTTGGCGTTATTGCAGGATCGCTTGGATTTGCGTACGGTTGTTGGCAACGCGTCGCATCCATCGGTGTTGGTGAATGCCGGGGCGCATGATGCAGATATGGTGCTGGCCGTAACAGAGCACGATGAGACCAATCTAGTGGCGTGTAAGCTTGCCGCCACACTGTTTAACACACCGACTAAAATTGCCCGGATCCGCTCCACGGAGTATTTGACGCATCCGGAAATTTTTTCAACGGAAAACTTCTGCGTCGATTTTGCCATTTCACCCGAACAGATTCTGACTGAATATATTGAGAAACTCGTTGAGTTTCCCGAAGCCTTGCAGGTGCTCGATTTCGCATCGGGAAAAGTAAGCTTGGTGGCGGTGCGCGCGTTAAAAGGCGGTTCGCTGGTCGGACAGGAATTACAGCAATTGCGCAAGCATGTGCCCAATGTGGATACGCGCGTGGCGGCTATTTTCCGTCAAGACCGGCCGATCATTCCGGAAGGCGACACCATCATCGAAGCGGAAGATGAGGTATTTTTCATTGCCGCAACCGAAGACATTCGCACCGTCATGCGGGAATTGCGCAAAATGGACAGGCCGGTCAAACATGTGATGATCGCTGGTGGCGGAAAAATCGGCAGGCGTCTGGCCATGACGCTGGAAAAAGATTATCAGGTCAGGATCATAGAACGCAATTACCAAGCTTGTGAGCGTTTGGCGGGTGAATTGAGCAATGCGCTGGTGCTGCACGGCGATGCAACGGATGAAACCTTGCTGGAGAGTGAGAGCATTGCCGAGATGGATTTGTTTTGCGCGCTGACGAATGACGAAGAGAACAACATTATGGCGGCGCTGCTGGCGAAACGGATGGGGGCGCATAAAGTGATTGCGCTGATCAATCGCCGCGCTTACGTGGATCTGGTGCAAGGCAGCCGTATTGATATCGCGATCTCGCCAGCGCAAGTGACGATCGGCTCATTGCTGGCTTATGTCCGGCACGGCGATGTTGCTGCTGTACATAGTCTGCGGCGGGGTGCGGCGGAAGCATTGGAATTGGTTGCGCATGGCGATGCGCGGTCGTCCAAAGTCGTCGGACGCAAGATTGATGAAATCAAGCTGCCAAAAGGCGCGACCATTGGCGCAATAGTGCGTGGTTTGCCGAGAACCGAAGGGTTATTTGGCGAGAGTTTGAGTTCCGCAGAGCTGGAAAAGAATCTAGCTGAGTCGAGTCACTCAATACGCGTCATCATTGCGCATCACGATACGGTCATCGAATCGGAAGATCATGTGATTCTATTTGTGGTCAACCGGAAAATGATTCGCGAAGTGGAAAAACTGTTTCAGGTTAACGTTGGCTTTCTGTAG
- a CDS encoding thioredoxin family protein, whose protein sequence is MASLETPVCDFGWKAVDFDLLGVDGKRYNLASAKGENGLLVMFICNHCPYVKAVQDRIIRDVNELKSHGINAIAIMSNDPADYPEDSFENMALVAKQLNYPFPYVWDETQEIAKRYGAVCTPDFFGFNNKLELQYRGRLDASRKEAAPADVRRDLFEGMLQVAKTGRGPAEQIPSIGCSIKWRSE, encoded by the coding sequence ATGGCAAGTTTGGAAACACCGGTTTGTGATTTTGGCTGGAAAGCGGTTGATTTTGATTTGTTGGGCGTCGACGGCAAACGCTATAACCTGGCTTCCGCAAAAGGGGAAAACGGCCTGCTGGTGATGTTTATCTGCAATCATTGCCCGTATGTGAAAGCGGTGCAGGATCGCATCATTCGCGATGTGAATGAATTGAAATCGCACGGTATCAATGCCATTGCGATCATGTCCAATGACCCGGCCGATTACCCGGAAGATTCATTTGAAAACATGGCGCTGGTGGCGAAACAATTAAACTATCCTTTCCCGTACGTGTGGGATGAGACACAAGAAATTGCCAAACGCTATGGCGCAGTGTGCACACCGGATTTCTTCGGTTTCAACAACAAACTGGAATTGCAATATCGCGGCCGCCTGGATGCATCGCGCAAAGAGGCCGCCCCTGCCGATGTGCGACGGGATTTATTCGAAGGCATGTTGCAAGTTGCCAAAACCGGCCGCGGTCCGGCAGAACAAATCCCCAGTATCGGTTGTTCGATCAAGTGGCGGTCGGAGTAA
- a CDS encoding methane monooxygenase/ammonia monooxygenase subunit B, with protein MNIRSIFKLGVLGLYGAAIGAASLAMTLTLDVKTAAAHGERSQEPFLRMRSIQWYDLKWQPKVTKVNDIATMTGNFHLAEDWPRAVGKPTRAFFNVGSPSPVFVRLSTKLNGEPTFISGPLEIGRDYAFEVRLKARIPGRHHMHAMVNIKDAGPIAGPASWMNISGSWDDFTNPVTTLTGKTIDLETFNFSNGIFWHIVWLGLGCFWIGYFVAKPMFLPRSRVLLAYGDELLTSPTDRKVGLAVAILTCAIVWGGYRYTESVHPYTVPIQAGESKVAPLPIAPNPVAIKVTHANYDVPGRALRVTMEITNNGDTAVNIGEFTTAGVRFVNELGRKHLDPDYPRELVATGLSMDDDRGVQPGETREVKMEAKDALWEVQRLMALLGDPESRFGGLLMTWDEAGNRYINSIAGAVIPVFTKL; from the coding sequence ATGAATATAAGAAGCATATTTAAACTGGGCGTATTAGGCCTGTATGGAGCAGCGATTGGAGCGGCATCGCTGGCGATGACGCTGACGTTAGATGTTAAGACAGCAGCGGCACACGGTGAACGCTCACAAGAACCGTTCCTGCGTATGCGTAGTATTCAATGGTACGACTTGAAATGGCAACCGAAAGTCACCAAAGTCAACGACATTGCGACGATGACTGGTAACTTTCACTTAGCTGAAGACTGGCCACGTGCGGTAGGTAAACCAACCCGCGCCTTCTTTAACGTAGGTAGCCCAAGCCCGGTGTTTGTACGTTTAAGCACCAAACTGAACGGCGAACCAACGTTTATTTCAGGTCCTCTGGAAATTGGCCGTGACTATGCATTTGAAGTCAGACTGAAAGCCCGTATTCCAGGACGTCACCACATGCACGCGATGGTAAACATCAAAGATGCAGGTCCTATTGCAGGTCCAGCCTCATGGATGAACATCTCCGGCAGCTGGGATGACTTTACCAACCCAGTAACCACACTGACTGGTAAAACCATCGACCTGGAAACATTCAACTTCAGCAACGGTATATTCTGGCACATCGTATGGTTAGGCTTAGGCTGCTTCTGGATTGGCTACTTTGTAGCGAAACCGATGTTCCTGCCACGTAGCCGCGTATTGCTGGCGTATGGTGACGAACTGTTAACCTCCCCAACGGACAGAAAAGTAGGTCTGGCAGTTGCAATACTGACCTGCGCGATTGTTTGGGGCGGCTATCGTTACACCGAAAGCGTACACCCATACACAGTACCGATCCAAGCTGGCGAATCGAAAGTAGCACCGTTACCGATTGCACCGAACCCAGTTGCAATCAAAGTAACACATGCTAACTACGACGTACCTGGCCGTGCACTGCGTGTAACGATGGAAATCACCAACAACGGTGACACAGCGGTTAACATTGGTGAATTCACGACAGCGGGCGTACGCTTTGTGAACGAACTGGGCCGCAAACACCTGGATCCTGACTATCCAAGAGAACTGGTAGCAACCGGCTTATCGATGGATGATGACAGAGGCGTTCAACCTGGAGAAACCCGTGAAGTTAAGATGGAAGCCAAAGATGCGTTGTGGGAAGTACAACGTTTGATGGCACTGTTGGGTGACCCTGAAAGCCGTTTTGGCGGATTGTTGATGACCTGGGATGAAGCAGGCAATCGTTATATCAACAGTATTGCTGGCGCGGTAATTCCAGTCTTTACCAAACTGTAA
- the secF gene encoding protein translocase subunit SecF — translation MEFFRFNRNIPFMRWRRVGAVISIVTFALSVFFIATKGLNLGVDFTGGTVLEVSYNQAADLEKVRSVLTDLGMSDASVQNFGTSREVLIRLPIKPNVSSAQLSETVMDALKQSDSSVEMKRMEFVGPQVGAELLENGALALLFVSLGIVAYLAVRFEWKFGVSGIIANLHDVVIIVGCFAFFQWEFSLTVLAAILAILGYSVNESVVIFDRIRENFRKYRKASITEVIDSAITQTMSRTVITHGSTQMVVIAMLLFGGEVLHYFALALTIGIWFGIYSSIMVGSSIIMLLGVKREDLVKIEKKPLENDGAVV, via the coding sequence ATGGAATTTTTTAGATTTAATCGTAACATTCCCTTTATGCGATGGAGACGGGTCGGGGCTGTCATTTCAATTGTGACATTTGCTCTATCTGTTTTCTTTATTGCCACAAAAGGACTCAATCTCGGTGTAGATTTCACAGGCGGAACAGTACTGGAAGTCAGTTACAATCAAGCCGCTGATCTCGAAAAAGTCAGAAGCGTACTCACCGATCTCGGTATGTCTGACGCCAGTGTGCAAAATTTCGGCACCTCTCGTGAGGTTCTAATTCGCTTACCAATTAAACCTAATGTTTCCAGCGCGCAATTGTCGGAAACCGTTATGGATGCATTGAAACAGTCGGATTCTTCGGTAGAAATGAAGCGAATGGAATTCGTCGGTCCGCAAGTTGGAGCAGAATTACTGGAAAACGGTGCGCTTGCCTTGCTATTTGTTTCGCTGGGTATCGTTGCTTACTTGGCAGTACGGTTCGAGTGGAAATTTGGCGTATCGGGTATTATTGCCAACTTGCATGACGTTGTTATCATCGTTGGCTGCTTTGCTTTTTTCCAATGGGAATTTTCGCTCACCGTACTCGCCGCCATATTGGCCATATTGGGTTACTCCGTTAATGAGTCGGTCGTTATTTTCGATCGAATCCGCGAGAATTTCCGTAAATATCGCAAAGCATCCATTACCGAAGTCATCGATAGCGCCATTACACAAACGATGTCACGTACAGTCATTACCCATGGAAGCACACAAATGGTCGTCATCGCGATGCTTTTATTCGGCGGTGAAGTGCTTCACTACTTTGCGCTGGCATTAACCATCGGTATTTGGTTCGGGATTTATTCGTCGATTATGGTCGGCAGCTCAATCATCATGCTTCTAGGCGTCAAACGCGAAGATCTGGTTAAGATTGAGAAAAAACCTTTAGAAAATGATGGCGCGGTTGTATAA
- a CDS encoding inositol monophosphatase codes for MLEEVITAVKEVAQQVIMPRYLQVDRQIKADGSFFTEADVAAQNALLEKLQKIHPAAAMGEEMTKQEQEAQWIKGQSGLWSIDPIDGTSNFLNGLPYFAISVAFMEQGKSVLGVIYNPVTDEMFYATKGGGAFLNGIALPLKTYTPALSGAMANVDLKRLDRKFAARVAAYPPFASQRNFGACALEWCYTAAGYFDLYLHGGQKPWDYGAGSLILAEAGGHMCGFEQDDYWAGSPWTRSVIAALDPGLFAQWRDWVRENRKE; via the coding sequence GTGCTAGAAGAAGTGATCACGGCGGTAAAAGAAGTCGCGCAGCAAGTCATCATGCCGCGCTACCTGCAAGTCGACCGTCAGATTAAAGCGGACGGCAGTTTTTTTACCGAAGCGGATGTCGCGGCACAGAATGCGCTGTTGGAAAAGCTGCAAAAAATTCATCCAGCCGCCGCGATGGGCGAGGAAATGACAAAACAGGAGCAGGAAGCGCAGTGGATCAAGGGGCAATCCGGGTTGTGGAGCATCGACCCGATCGATGGCACGTCTAACTTTCTCAATGGGTTACCGTACTTCGCCATTTCAGTGGCGTTCATGGAGCAAGGCAAGAGTGTGCTGGGCGTGATCTACAATCCGGTAACGGATGAGATGTTTTATGCCACCAAAGGCGGCGGTGCTTTTTTGAATGGTATTGCGTTGCCGCTGAAGACGTATACGCCGGCATTATCGGGTGCCATGGCCAATGTCGATTTAAAACGGCTGGATCGGAAATTCGCGGCCAGAGTGGCTGCTTATCCACCGTTTGCCTCGCAGCGCAACTTCGGTGCGTGCGCGCTGGAATGGTGCTATACCGCCGCCGGTTATTTTGATTTATATCTGCACGGCGGACAGAAGCCGTGGGATTACGGCGCGGGTTCATTGATTCTCGCAGAAGCGGGCGGACATATGTGCGGCTTCGAACAGGATGACTACTGGGCGGGATCGCCGTGGACGCGATCCGTGATAGCGGCACTGGATCCCGGGCTATTTGCGCAATGGCGTGACTGGGTGCGCGAGAACCGGAAAGAGTAG
- a CDS encoding TrkH family potassium uptake protein, giving the protein MNRLLTVVNVLGKMVLVFGLTMLIPFGLALWIDDGARFVFGESILITLGSGLVMWLATRRYQRELQTRDGFLLVVMVWSGLPAFAMLPLLLYLPELNLSMAYFEAVSGLTATGGTVLSGLDALPPSINLWRGEIVWLGGMGLIVLAVAILPLLGVGGRQLLNAEIPGPMKENKLTPRIAETAKGLWSIYASLTLACVFAYKWAGMDWFDAVMHAFTTLGLGGFSSHDASYAYWDSPLIESVAIVFMLIAGINFATHFLAWRAKSLTPYRYDSEVSWYVMILFLSCAGLALYLWLTGVYSEPLIALRYAAFNIVSVATTTGYSNTDYNLWPIFVPLWMLFLSGFCTSSGSTGGGIKMIRARILYQQVYREIITIMHPNAVMPAKLGRSVLASRVILAVLVFLFVYTASIVLMMLMLTLSGLDVITAFSAAVACINNLGPGLGEIGPATTYASLTDFQTWICSFAMLLGRLEFFTVLAIFTPAFWRK; this is encoded by the coding sequence ATGAATCGGTTGCTTACGGTTGTTAATGTGCTGGGCAAGATGGTGCTGGTATTCGGGCTGACCATGCTGATTCCATTCGGTTTGGCGCTATGGATCGATGACGGTGCGCGTTTTGTTTTTGGCGAGTCTATTCTGATTACCCTCGGTAGCGGTTTAGTCATGTGGCTCGCGACACGCCGCTATCAACGTGAATTGCAGACGCGCGATGGCTTTTTGCTGGTGGTCATGGTGTGGTCCGGGTTACCGGCTTTTGCCATGCTGCCATTACTGCTGTATTTGCCCGAACTCAATCTCAGCATGGCTTATTTTGAAGCTGTTTCGGGCTTAACCGCTACCGGTGGTACGGTATTGTCGGGGTTGGATGCGTTGCCGCCGTCCATCAACCTATGGCGTGGCGAAATTGTGTGGCTTGGCGGTATGGGTCTGATTGTGCTCGCGGTAGCGATCTTACCATTGCTGGGCGTCGGCGGACGGCAATTGCTGAATGCTGAAATACCGGGGCCCATGAAAGAAAACAAACTGACGCCGCGTATCGCTGAAACAGCTAAAGGGTTGTGGTCGATCTACGCGAGTCTGACCTTGGCGTGTGTTTTTGCTTACAAGTGGGCAGGCATGGATTGGTTTGATGCGGTCATGCACGCTTTCACAACTTTGGGATTAGGCGGTTTTTCATCGCATGACGCAAGTTATGCTTACTGGGATTCTCCGCTCATTGAATCGGTTGCAATTGTCTTTATGCTGATTGCCGGAATAAATTTTGCGACCCATTTTCTGGCTTGGCGGGCAAAAAGCTTAACGCCTTATCGCTATGATTCCGAAGTGAGCTGGTATGTCATGATCCTTTTTCTCAGTTGCGCCGGATTGGCATTGTATCTTTGGTTAACCGGCGTTTACTCCGAGCCGCTGATAGCCTTGCGTTATGCCGCTTTCAATATCGTATCCGTTGCCACGACGACCGGCTACAGTAATACCGATTATAACCTGTGGCCGATATTCGTTCCTCTCTGGATGTTATTTTTATCCGGATTTTGCACTTCTTCAGGCTCCACTGGCGGTGGCATTAAGATGATACGGGCCCGTATTCTGTATCAGCAGGTTTATCGTGAAATTATTACGATTATGCATCCCAATGCGGTAATGCCCGCGAAACTTGGGAGAAGTGTGCTGGCAAGCCGGGTCATTCTTGCAGTCTTGGTATTTCTGTTTGTTTATACGGCGAGTATCGTGCTGATGATGCTGATGCTCACATTGAGCGGATTGGATGTCATTACAGCTTTTTCGGCCGCGGTGGCTTGCATCAATAATCTAGGGCCGGGGCTTGGGGAAATTGGACCGGCAACCACTTATGCATCGCTAACGGATTTTCAGACATGGATATGTAGCTTTGCCATGTTGCTGGGCAGATTGGAATTTTTTACCGTGCTCGCTATATTTACGCCTGCATTCTGGAGGAAATAA
- a CDS encoding methane monooxygenase/ammonia monooxygenase subunit C, with the protein MATTYGTSSASSASYDMSLWYDSKYYKLGMLTMLLVAIFWIWYQRTFAYSHGMDSMEPEFDKVWMGLWRVHMTLMPLFALVTWGWILKTRDTKEQLDNLDTKLEIKRYFYWMMWLGVYLFGVYWGGSFFTEQDASWHQVIIRDTSFTPSHVVVFYGSFPMYIVCGVASYLYAMTRLPLYSRGTSFPLVMAIAGPLMILPNVGLNEWGHAFWFMEELFSAPLHWGFVILGWAGLFSGGIAAQIITRYSNLTDVTWNGSSRDILNNRIVP; encoded by the coding sequence ATGGCAACAACTTACGGCACGTCAAGTGCATCAAGCGCAAGCTATGACATGTCACTGTGGTACGACTCGAAGTACTACAAACTGGGCATGTTAACAATGCTGTTGGTAGCGATATTCTGGATCTGGTACCAAAGAACGTTTGCATACTCACACGGTATGGACTCGATGGAACCGGAATTTGACAAAGTATGGATGGGCCTGTGGCGCGTACACATGACCCTGATGCCTTTGTTTGCGTTAGTAACCTGGGGTTGGATCCTGAAAACCCGTGACACCAAAGAACAACTGGACAACTTAGACACCAAGCTGGAAATCAAACGTTATTTCTACTGGATGATGTGGCTGGGCGTGTATCTGTTTGGTGTTTACTGGGGCGGCAGCTTCTTCACCGAACAAGACGCATCCTGGCACCAAGTGATTATTCGTGACACCAGCTTCACCCCAAGTCACGTAGTCGTGTTCTACGGTTCATTCCCAATGTACATCGTGTGTGGCGTAGCATCATACCTGTACGCGATGACCCGTCTGCCACTGTACAGCCGCGGCACATCATTCCCATTGGTTATGGCAATTGCTGGCCCATTGATGATTCTGCCAAACGTAGGTTTGAACGAATGGGGTCACGCATTCTGGTTCATGGAAGAACTGTTCAGCGCGCCACTGCACTGGGGCTTTGTGATTCTGGGCTGGGCAGGTTTATTCTCGGGCGGTATTGCAGCACAAATCATCACCCGTTACTCGAACCTGACTGATGTAACCTGGAACGGCTCAAGCAGAGACATTCTGAACAACCGTATCGTTCCTTAA